In Phyllostomus discolor isolate MPI-MPIP mPhyDis1 chromosome 3, mPhyDis1.pri.v3, whole genome shotgun sequence, a single genomic region encodes these proteins:
- the HSD3B7 gene encoding 3 beta-hydroxysteroid dehydrogenase type 7 translates to MADFAQAQKLVYLVTGGCGFLGEHVVRMLLQREPRLRELRIFDLHLGSWLEELKTGTVQVTAIQGDVTQADEVAAAMAGAHVVIHTAGLVDVFGRASPETIHEVNVQGTQNVIEACVQTGTQFLVYTSSMEVVGPNIKGHPFYRGNEDTPYEAVHRHPYPCSKALAEQLVLEANGREVHGGLPLVTCALRPTGIYGEGHQIMRDIYHQGLRLGGRLFRAIPASVEHGRVYVGNVAWMHVLVARELEQRAALMGGQVYFCYDKSPYKSYEDFNMEFLGPCGLRLVGTRPLLPYWLLMLLAVLNALLQWLLRPLLLYAPLLNPYTLAMANTTFTVSTNKAQRHFGYEPLFSWEESRTRTILWMQAKDSVAQ, encoded by the exons ATGGCAGACTTTGCACAGGCCCAGAAGCTGGTATACCTGGTCACAGGTGGCTGTGGCTTCCTGGGGGAGCATGTGGTTCGAATGCTGCTGCAGCGGGAACCCCGGCTCCGTGAGCTGCGAATCTTTGACCTGCACCTGGGTTCCTGGCTGGAGGAGCTGAAGACAG GCACAGTGCAAGTGACTGCTATCCAGGGGGATGTGACCCAGGCTGACGAGGTGGCAGCGGCTATGGCTGGAGCCCATGTGGTCATCCACACAGCTGGGCTGGTAGACGTGTTTGGGAGGGCCAGTCCCGAGACCATCCATGAGGTCAACGTGCAGG GCACGCAGAATGTGATTGAGGCTTGTGTGCAGACTGGAACACAGTTCCTGGTCTACACGAGCAGCATGGAAGTTGTGGGGCCCAACATCAAAGGCCACCCCTTCTACAG GGGCAATGAGGACACCCCATATGAAGCAGTACACAGACACCCCTATCCTTGCAGCAAGGCCCTAGCTGAGCAGCTGGTCCTGGAAGCCAATGGAAGGGAG GTCCATGGGGGGCTGCCCTTGGTGACATGTGCTCTGCGTCCCACTGGCATCTATGGTGAAGGCCACCAGATCATGAGGGACATCTACCACCAGGGCCTGCGCCTAGGAGGCCGGCTCTTCCGGGCTATCCCAGCCTCTGTGGAGCATGGACGGGTCTATGTAG GTAACGTGGCCTGGATGCACGTGCTGGTGGCCCGGGAGCTGGAGCAGCGAGCAGCTCTAATGGGTGGCCAGGTGTACTTCTGCTATGACAAATCACCCTATAAGAGCTATGAGGACTTCAACATGGAGTTCCTGGGCCCCTGTGGACTGCGGCTGGTGGGCACCCGCCCACTGTTGCCCTACTGGCTACTGATGCTTCTAGCTGTGCTCAACGCCCTGCTGCAGTGGCTGCTGCGGCCGCTGCTGCTCTACGCGCCTTTGCTCAACCCCTACACGCTGGCCATGGCCAACACCACCTTCACTGTCAGCACCAACAAGGCTCAGCGCCACTTTGGCTACGAGCCCCTCTTTTCATGGGAGGAGAGCCGGACCCGCACGATCCTCTGGATGCAGGCCAAGGACAGTGTGGCCCAGTGA